GGACATCCTCTATTATGCGAAAGACCGCGAGCCGTACTGGGAAACGGTGTCGGGCCGGGACGTCCTGCGCGATGTGATCCAGTCGATGCACGAACGCGCCGGGGAGTCGCAGATCGAACTTGTCGCCGACGGCTCTGCCACCGGTGAATTCCAGGGGGATCCACAGATGATCCGTTCCCTGCTGGTCAACCTGATCGAGAACGCCTTCGATGCCTGCCGCATCGACAAGAAGAAGCCGGAGCATCATGTCGCCATCGGTCTGGAGGAAGATCCGGAAACCGTCCGGTTCACGGTCACGGACAACGGCATCGGCATGGACCGGGAAACACGCGAGAAGGCATTCAGTTTGTTCTTCTCATCCAAAGGCGCCGGCGGGACAGGCCTCGGCCTGTTCATCGCCAACAAGATCGCCCAAGCGCACGGCGGCAAGGTCACGCTGACCTCAGAGGAAGGCCAGGGGAGCTGCCTGACTGTTGCCCTGCCGCGCCTGCGACCACAGACCGACGCGCCAGGGACCCGGTCAGATGACGGATTGGGGCCGCCGAAGTGAGTATTCCCGGACGGTCGTCTTCCCGCACGCAACTGAGTCGGAGGTTTGAATGAGCGGACTGCAAGTGATCAGCTACCTGTCCATCGCCGTCTTTCCGGTGCTCCTGATCGCCAAGATGGTCAGAATCGCGCGGATGCCGGTCCACCTACGGTGGGACCTCTATCCGATACCGCACGAAAAGGGCAAGAGTGCATACGGCGGCTCCTACTTCGAGGAGGTCGACTGGTGGACCAAACCGAGAGTACGGTCCTTGATCAGTGAACTCCGGGAAATGGCCAAGGAGATCGTCTTCATACATTCGGTGTACAAGCACAACCGCCCGCTGTGGGTGTTTTCCTTCCCCTTCCACATCGGGATGTACTGCCTGATCGGTCTGATGGCTCTGCTGGTCATCGGTGCCATTATGGGCGCCGCCGGGATCGTGGTGTCGGCCGACTCGGCCAACGGCTTCGCCGTCCTGGTGCAGCATCTCACGCGGATTCTGGGCGCGGCCGGTTGGATTTTGAGCGTCGTCGGCGTCCTCGGCCTGTTGTTCAGTCGCTTGCTCAACCGCGAGCTGCGCGTGGCCACGATCCTCAGCGACTACGTCAACCTGCTGGCCCTCCTGGCCGTGTTTGCAACCGGACTTGTGTCATGGATCACCGTCGACCCGTCCTACGCAATCATGCGCGGGTTTGTGCGGTCCCTGATCACCTTCCAGCCGGTGACGGGACTTCCGGCGGCAACGGCGACGCACCTGTGGCTGATGGCGGGGTTGCTCTTCTACTTCCCGTTCACCCACATGACCCACATGGTCGGCAAGTACTTCACCTATCACAAAGTCCGCTGGGAGGACGAGCCGAACATCCGGGGTACGCGGATCGAGCAGGCCGTTCAGGCGGCCTTGGGATACAAGATCACTTGGTCCGCGCCGCATATAAAGACAGGGAGCACTTGGGCCGACGCCGCGATGACGACCGGGGAGGTCAAGAACCATGAGTAAAAGGCGGACAACCTTGAAGGACTTCTCCCACAAACCGGGACAGCTTGTGGAACTGGATCGCAGGCAGTTTCTCCCTTTGCCCCCTCCCTATGACAAGTGGGACACGGAGCCGGAGATCAAACCCCTCTCGGAAGAGCGACAGCGGCAGTTGGAATGCGACTTGGACGGCATCAGCGCCTTCAAATTCCCCCGCCCCCAGTCCGAGGAGGAAAAACGCCGGCTGGTGGAGCAATTCCTCGCCGGCCTCAAGAAGCTCTTTGAGAGAGAGAACAACTGGACCTTCCAGCAGGCGCTCTTCTTGACCATGGAGTACTGCGCCCGCTGCCAGACGTGCGCCACGGCCTGCCCCATCTATGCGGAATCGGGTAAGATGGACATCTATCGGCCGACGTTCCGCTCCGACATCGTGCGCCGCCTCTACAAGAAGTACGTCAAGGCGGGCGGGAAGTTCTTCGCGGTGGTTTCCGGCAACGACATCGACGTGACGTGGACCATGGTCGCCCGCCTGATGGAGTTATCCTACCGGTGCACGCTCTGCCGCCGTTGCGCCCAGTCCTGCCCCATCGGTGTCGACAACGGTCTTGTCACCCACGAGCTGCGCAAGATCTTCAGCCAGGAAATGGGCGTCGCGGTCGAAGCCCTGCACACGAAGGGATCGGTCCTGCAACTCGAGGCCGGGTCTTCGACCGGGATGACGCCCGCCGCCTTTCTCGACAA
This DNA window, taken from Candidatus Zixiibacteriota bacterium, encodes the following:
- a CDS encoding respiratory nitrate reductase subunit gamma; this encodes MSGLQVISYLSIAVFPVLLIAKMVRIARMPVHLRWDLYPIPHEKGKSAYGGSYFEEVDWWTKPRVRSLISELREMAKEIVFIHSVYKHNRPLWVFSFPFHIGMYCLIGLMALLVIGAIMGAAGIVVSADSANGFAVLVQHLTRILGAAGWILSVVGVLGLLFSRLLNRELRVATILSDYVNLLALLAVFATGLVSWITVDPSYAIMRGFVRSLITFQPVTGLPAATATHLWLMAGLLFYFPFTHMTHMVGKYFTYHKVRWEDEPNIRGTRIEQAVQAALGYKITWSAPHIKTGSTWADAAMTTGEVKNHE